The genomic DNA GCAATTTCTTTATTACGCTTTTTTCAGTAACGAGAAGAGCATCCTGCCTTGGTTGATGAGGACATCAACCCTCCGGAAGAAAGACATTTTGTCGTTCATTATGGTTGACCAGGAGGTCAACCCTCCGGAAGAATAACATTCTCCTACTCTGCGGAAAAAGAGTTCTCCGGTTACTATTTAATACTTTCTTGTTTTACTTTTCCGAGACCTCTTTTGCCTTGAAGAAAACGCTGGTTACCAGCTCAATAATGAAACCGTATAAAATTCCTAAAGCCCAGGTCAGGAAAAATATTCCCCATTTACCCATGCCTGCAATTGGTTGAGCCATAGCACTTAAAGAGAAAGGCAATCCTACAATCAGTCCCATCAGTAAGCCGTGTAAAAGCCAATTAATTTTGCAGGCACTGATACCTATAACAAAACCAATCAACACGCGGCTCACGAAAATATTGGCAAGCACTTTCTTCGCTAAGGGCTCAGGGCTTACTGCTGATGCAATTAAACAGGCAATAATCCCTAAAATTATTCCCATTAAAACGGCGATGTAAAAACGCTTGGTAGTCATATTAACCTCCCATTGTCGTGTTACTTATATTATAATGCAAAAGAAAGAATTAAGCAAATAATATTTTTTTCAGCAGGAATGTAATATCAGGGTAAGTTCTTTGCCTTTTTAATGGATATCTAAGTTACTTATATCTGGACTAAAACAATCATTCCTCAGAAAAAGCAATTTCCAGGATGAGGTCTTCCTTGTCTTTTCGGGTATCGGCTATTTGATAGGCATTCAAAATCAATTTCGCTGTTTCTTCTGCCTCGTTTTTATCTGCACAGTGAATTTCTCCTATTTTATCACCGCTTTTAATTTCATCTCCAATTTTGGGATAGAGCATAGCGCCGGCTCCATAATCCAGGGTATCAGTTACTTTTTTTCTGCCTGCTTTAATATGCACTAAGGCATAGCCAATAGCCCTGCAGTCAATTTTATGCACCCAACCGCTTTGTTTAGCTATAATTGGATAAATTACCGGTGAGGAGGCAAAAAGGGAATAGTCCTCCAGCACTTTTGGTTCCCCACCTTGAGCAATAATTATTTCCTTTAGTTTTTCTAATGCCTTTCCGCTGGCAACGGCTTCATCAATCATCGTTTTTGCCTGTTCAAAATCCTTTGCCTTTCCAGCGCTGATGAGCATTTGAGCGGTTAAAACAGTAGTAAGTTCATAGGTATCGGGTAAATAGTTTCCTTTTAAGTATTCAATTGCCTCAATCATTTCCAGAGCATTTCCAACCGCATGTCCCAAGGGAGCATTCATATTAGAGAAGACCACGGTCACTTTTTGACCGAAGCTTTTTCCGGTTGTCATCAATAATTCAGCCAGTTCTTTAGCTTTTCTGACATTGGGCATAAAAGCACCGCTGCCTATTTTTAGGTCAATCACCAGGTGCTTTGTTCCTTCAGCGATTTTTTTGCTCATTATGCTGGCAGTTATTAATCCAGGACTTTCCACGGTAGCGGTTACATCTCTTAAGGCATATATTTTTTTATCGGCAGGAACAAGTTCTGAGGATTGCCCTGCTAAAGCAAATCCGTGGTTTTCCACCAAGGCCTTGAATTCCTGCAGAGAAAAGGAAGTTCTAAACCCCGAAATGGATTCCAGTTTATCTAAAGTCCCTCCTGTATGTCCTAAGCCGCGTCCCGAAATCATTGGCACCAGCAAACCTAAAGAAGCAGCAATTGGAGCCAGCATCAAGCTGATTTTATCTCCCACGCCTCCAGTGGAGTGTTTATCGGCAACCGGCAGACAATTATCAAAATTGATAGTACCTCCGGATTCAATATAGCACTGCGTTAAAGCGGATATTTCTTCAGGATTCAAGCCCTGCAAAAAGCAAGCCATCAAAAATGCGCTCATTTGGTAATCGGCAATTTCGTCCTTCAGATATCCTTGGACTAAATAGGCAATTTCCTCTGCAGCAAGAGCATAGCCATCGCGCTTTTTAATTAAAAGTTCCACGGGATTTTCTTCTTTCATAGTTTTAACCTCTAACTGGTAACGAGTTTAGAACGAATGTAACCGCTGAAAATATCCATCGCCCAAACAATTAAAGCAATCAACCACATTATTAAACCTACATTTCTCCATGCAAGCATTTGCTGCTGTTGATATAGTGCCAAACCAATTCCACCTCCGCCAACAAAACCTACCACCGTAGCCATTCGGATATTCATATCCCAGCGGTAAATGGTAAAAGCCAAATAGGGAGATAAAATTTGGGGTGTAACTCCAAAACGCCATACCTGTAAAGTTGAAGCACCCGTTGCTTTGATAGCTTCAACAGGACCGGGGTCAATATTTTCAATCTGTTCGCTGTATAATTTTATCAGAGCGGCAATGGAATGTATCCATAAAGCGAGCATTCCGGCAAAAGGGCCGATGCCTACCCAAACGCAAAAGATTATAGCCCAAACAATTGCCTCAATACTTCTGAAAACTGTGGAAATAGTGCGGATAATAAAATAGATAATCTTGCCGATAACGGAATGGAACATTAAATTTTTGGCAGCAAAAAAGGAGAGCACAAATGCAAAAGGAATAGCAAAAACAGTAGCCAGTAAAGCCAAATAGATGGTTTCTACCAAAGCGCCCAGCATTGGGACAAGTTCTTTCAAATTCGGACTGAAAATGCCTTTAAGGATGGAACCGGTATTGGCTGCCTGGGTAAAAAAGGCAACCGGTTTTACATCCACAATCACCCAAGCCATAATAAAGGTTATGCCGATTACTATTGCCAGCTCTACTTTCCAGAACCAACCGCTAACTTCAGGGATGGTTATTTTGGCTGCTATGTTATTCTTGCTTAGTGAAATAAGAATAGCTATAAGCAAAGGAATAAGAAAGATAATATAGCTGCTTGCGGAAATACTGAATATCCGCAATAAAAACCAGCAGATACAGGCAAAAATATATAACCAGAGGGCATATTCAATACCCAAAATTTTCATCTTCTTTAACATAGGACAATTTTTAGATACAGATTTATCCAGTCAAGGAAAAAAGCCGAAGAGTAGTGAGAGAACGGCAGCAACATTCATCTTTCGTCATCTTCTCTTTTATTGCTTGCTGGTTTTGTGTTTCTTTAACAATTCTTTAACGCTTCCTTAACGCCGTTAAGGCATTGTTAAAGAGTCGTTAAATCAGCATTAAAGGCACGGGTAAGGACGAGGTAGAAAAGATTCAGGGATGAACAGGTAGCTAAAGCTTTTAAACTATCCTGTCTGTCAGCCATCGCAGGAGGAATAAGTTACTTTTCACCATAGCGGAAATGGCATCCTAACACTTGCGCACAAAACATAGCTACCGGTGATAAAAGTTGACTTTTTGCCAAACTCGTTTATTTTATCTATTAAAAAGTAGTTGTGACCTTACAAAGAAAAAGGTTGACTAACCTGTTGGAGAAAAAAATGTGTCGTCAAGTGGTTAATAAAATGCTTTCAGATATCCGTAAACAAAGAGAATCCGGTTTAGTAAGAAATCGGGCTGTGCTTATCATTTTCTTCCTTTATATATTTTCCTTTGCTTGTAGCGCTATCTTTGCCCAAGAGAAAAGTGAAGAATATTGGGAAGTTAAAAATTGGCAAGAACCCGGAGATGCCATTCCTTTTAAGGAACTGGTTTTAAAAGACGAGGTATATTTTTATAAGAACAAACCCTTCACCGGTATTGCGATAGAACGCTATGCCAATGGCGGTTTACAGCGAGCCGTAACATTTGCCGATGGAAAACAAAACGGGCAAATGCTGATGTGGTATCCTGATGGCAACCCGCAAATGAGCGCCTATTATGTGAACGGTTATTTACAGGGTCGCTTTTTGGGTTGGTATGTTAACGGCAGTGTGATATATGATTTGATGATTAACAAAGGAGCTTACGCGGGTGATAATCTTCTGGATGAAGATGAAACCCGGGAAAGTTCAGAAGAGGAACAAGGAGAAGGAGAAAGTCCTGATAATGACCAAAGTAAAGAGTAAAAACAATTATCTGGCTAAGTTTCAGGAAATGAAACGGGAGGGAGAAAAGATCTGTATGCTTACCGCTTATGACTATGCGATGGCAAAATGCATTTCTGCCACTGCCATAGATCTCATTTTGGTAGGAGATTCTTTAGGGATGGTAGTTTTGGGCTATGCGGATACGCTGCAGGTTACTTTGGCAAATATGATTGAACACTGTTCAGCTGTCCGCCGGGGAGCTCCCGATGCTTTTATTATAGTCGATATGCCCTATCTGACATATCATCTTTCGGAACAGCGAACCCGGCAAAATGCCGCTAAGCTAATCGTGCAGAGTAAAGCTGATGCCGTTAAACTTGAAGGCGGTTCTTTATCCAGGGTGCAAGCCATCAAAGCGATTGTAGATATGGAAATTCCCGTTTGTGCGCACTTGGGTTTAACTCCTCAATCTATTCGTAAATTTGGTGGTTATCTTGTGCAGGGGAAAAAACCGGAAGAACAAGAGGAACTTATTAACCAGGCAAAAGAAGTGGAAAAGGCGGGTGCCTTTATGCTTGTTCTGGAAGGCATTCCGGAACTTTTAGGCAAAGAAATAACGAAAGCAGTGAGCATTCCTACTATTGGCATCGGAGCCGGAAGATATACTGATGGTCAGGTTCTGGTTTATCACGATTTACTTGGCTATTCGGATATGCAACCTAAATATGTTAAGCAATATGCAAATTTAAATAATGACATCACGGAAGCGATAGAATTATATGTGCAAGAAGTGAAAGACAGGGCTTTTCCCGCTAAGGAAAACATCTATTTCCCCATTACATAGTTTTTTTATATTAAGATGAAGCTATTTAGTAATTCTAAGGGAAATCCTGTTTACACTATAATGAAAAACGGGGTCTCATTCTATAAATGATATTACCGAACAATAAAGAAGGATAAGAAAAATGCCGAAAAAAGTAAATGCTCCCGAAGCAATGAGTGCGGAAGAAAAATTGAATGCCTTAGCTAATTTGAAGGATCAGCTGGAAGAAAATTTTATCTCTCTCGGTCAGTTGCTCTCTGAAATCAGGCGTTCCAAATTATATCTCTATAAAGGGTATGAGAATTTCAAGGACTTTGTGGAAACGGAATATCAACTTTCCGGAACAATGGCAGGGAAACTGATGTCTATCTTTGATCTTTTCATTGAAGAGATGGATATAGATGAAGGCGAAGTGAAGGAAATCGGTTTTGATCGCCTGCAGGTTATTAAACCTTTTATGAAAAATGCGGACTGGAATGTGCGCGACGAATGGGTTCATAAAGCCGAAGAGATGCCCTATAAAGAGCTCCGCGACCATATAAAAGAAATGAAACAAAAAGAAAAAGAAGCCAATGTGGATTTGAAAGAGGTCTATATTGAGCAATATTTGGAGAAAATGATTGGATGGTTTAATTGTTCCCGCAAAGAGCTTAATTTCAAGCTTGCTCTCTATTTTCAAGATGCCGATCTGGATGAAATTAAAAAGATCGTCAAAGAGCGCCAACACCTCTTTGAACTTGAAACACAAACCAAAAAGGAGTAATATCCAATGAAACAAATGCACATACTCTGGGTTGACGATGAAATAGACCTGCTTAAACCCTTTATCCTCTTCCTGGAAGAAAGAAACTATCCCGTTGAGACCTGTAACAACGGAACCGACGCTATTGAAAAAGTAGTGGAAAATAAATATGACCTGGTAATTTTAGACGAAATGATGCCAGGTTTGGATGGTCTTTCCACTTTGCAGGAAATTAAACGCATCAATCCCGCTTTGCCAATTGTAATGGTTACTAAAAGCGAAGAAGAGGGCTTGATGGATAAGGCGATTGCTTCGCAGATTTCGGATTATTTAATTAAACCCATCAACCCTAATCAAATTATTATGGCAATTAAAAAGATCTTCCAGGCAGATGAAATTCGAGCCAATCAAATTGGACAACAATATACCCGTTTTATTGCAGAATTGAATCAAAAGCTTTTTGCCACCCCCGATTGGAATGAATGGAGCGAAATTTATCGGGAACTTAGCTATTGGGAATTGCAAATTGATCAGGTGAACGATGAGGGCTTACGCCAAACTCACTTTCTGGAAAAACGCAATTGCAACACGGAATTTACTAACTATGTGGAACGCAACTATAGCAATTGGCTGAAAAGCGATGAACGACCTAACCTTAGTTTTGACCTGATTTCCCAATATATAGCTCCGCATTTTGAAGAAAACCTGCCCATCTATTTTATTATTGTGGATTGTATGCGTCTGGATCAATATCTGGCAATCCAACCCTATATCCAGGAATTATTTGACGAAGAATTGGAACTCTATTATTCCATTTTGCCAACTGCCACCCCCTACAGCAGAAATTCCATTTTCAGTGGTTTAATGCCTATTGATATTGCTAAACGCTTTCCCGATTATTGGGTAACTTCCAGTGAAATGGATAACAGCCGGAATCGCAATGAACATCAATTGCTGGATGAACATATTGAAGAACTTGGCTATAAGCTTGATCCTACCAGCAAATATGTTAAGATTTTCAATATGGAAGAGGGTAACTTCGTCCTACGCAAAATTGAAACCTGGAATAAAGAAAACCTGATTGTCCTCGTCTATAATTTCCTTGATCTTTTAGCACACCATAGAAGCAGAGACCAAATTCTACAGGAAACTATTCCCAATGAAGAAGGTCTGCGTGCCTTCACTAAACACTGGTTTTTGCATTCCTCACTCTATGAAGCTCTGAAACTGATTGCCAAACAAGATGCGATTGTAATTCTTTCTACAGACCACGGTTCCATAAAAGTAAATCGCGCTACGCAAGTGATTGGTGATAAAGATACTTCGGTAACAGTTCGCTATAAAGAAGGTAAAAACCTGTCCGTTAATGAACGCCACGCTTTGTTCGTAAAAAAACCCGGCGACTATGGCTTACCTACTAAGAGCATTGTGGATAACTTTATCTTTGCCAAGGACGATTACTATTTCGTGTATCCTAATGCCTATCACCAATATCAGAAACAGTTTAACGGCACTTTTCAACATGGAGGTGTCTCTATGGAAGAAATGATTCTACCTCTTGCTATCTGCCGAACCAAAAAAAAGTGAGATGGTGATTGGCGAGATGGCGAGATAGCGAGATGGCGAGTAGTGAGATAGCGAGATGGCGAAAAGCTTTTTTCACAAAGAGAAAAAGAGAGAAAGAGAAATGAGGAAAAGAGTTAATAATCGGAGAAACGACGTCCTCGTCGTTTCCTGTAATACTTTACAGGGAAGACGATATAATAAAGAAGAGCTATTTTCACAAAGAGAAAAAGAGAGAAAGAGGAAATGAGAGAAAGAGGAAAAGAGAAAAAGAGGAAAAGAGAAAATAATCGGAGAAACGATGTCCTCATCTATTCCTGTAATACTTTACAGGGAAGATGATATAATAAAGAAAAGCTTTTTTCACAAAGAGAAAAATTGGAATTTCACAAAGAGAAAAAGAGGAAAAGAGAAAATAATCGGAGAAACGATGTCCTCATCTATTCCTGTAATACTTTANNNNNNNNNNNNNNNNNNNNNNNNNNNNNNNNNNNNNNNNNNNNNNNNNNNNNNNNNNNNNNNNNNNNNNNNNNNNNNNNNNNNNNNNNNNNNNNNNNNNGAAAAGAGAAAATAATCGGAGAAACGATGTCCTCATCTATTCCTGTAATACTTTACAGGGAAGATGATATAATAAAGAAGAGCTTTTCTCTTGGTTCACTATGAAAACTATAAACTTATCTACTGAGCAGGATACCATAAACCTTGCCAATTACCTTGCTCCTCTCTTAAAAAAGGGTGACATTATAACTCTTTTTGGCGATCTTGGCAGCGGAAAAACCTTCTTTGTAAAACAGCTTGGTTTGGCACTTGGCATCAAGGAAGAAATTGATAGTCCCTCCTTCGTTTTAATGAAAGAATACTCCGGTGGACGCCTCCCCTTGTATCAT from Candidatus Cloacimonas sp. includes the following:
- a CDS encoding thymidine phosphorylase; amino-acid sequence: MKEENPVELLIKKRDGYALAAEEIAYLVQGYLKDEIADYQMSAFLMACFLQGLNPEEISALTQCYIESGGTINFDNCLPVADKHSTGGVGDKISLMLAPIAASLGLLVPMISGRGLGHTGGTLDKLESISGFRTSFSLQEFKALVENHGFALAGQSSELVPADKKIYALRDVTATVESPGLITASIMSKKIAEGTKHLVIDLKIGSGAFMPNVRKAKELAELLMTTGKSFGQKVTVVFSNMNAPLGHAVGNALEMIEAIEYLKGNYLPDTYELTTVLTAQMLISAGKAKDFEQAKTMIDEAVASGKALEKLKEIIIAQGGEPKVLEDYSLFASSPVIYPIIAKQSGWVHKIDCRAIGYALVHIKAGRKKVTDTLDYGAGAMLYPKIGDEIKSGDKIGEIHCADKNEAEETAKLILNAYQIADTRKDKEDLILEIAFSEE
- the phnE gene encoding phosphonate ABC transporter, permease protein PhnE, whose product is MLKKMKILGIEYALWLYIFACICWFLLRIFSISASSYIIFLIPLLIAILISLSKNNIAAKITIPEVSGWFWKVELAIVIGITFIMAWVIVDVKPVAFFTQAANTGSILKGIFSPNLKELVPMLGALVETIYLALLATVFAIPFAFVLSFFAAKNLMFHSVIGKIIYFIIRTISTVFRSIEAIVWAIIFCVWVGIGPFAGMLALWIHSIAALIKLYSEQIENIDPGPVEAIKATGASTLQVWRFGVTPQILSPYLAFTIYRWDMNIRMATVVGFVGGGGIGLALYQQQQMLAWRNVGLIMWLIALIVWAMDIFSGYIRSKLVTS
- the panB gene encoding 3-methyl-2-oxobutanoate hydroxymethyltransferase — its product is MTKVKSKNNYLAKFQEMKREGEKICMLTAYDYAMAKCISATAIDLILVGDSLGMVVLGYADTLQVTLANMIEHCSAVRRGAPDAFIIVDMPYLTYHLSEQRTRQNAAKLIVQSKADAVKLEGGSLSRVQAIKAIVDMEIPVCAHLGLTPQSIRKFGGYLVQGKKPEEQEELINQAKEVEKAGAFMLVLEGIPELLGKEITKAVSIPTIGIGAGRYTDGQVLVYHDLLGYSDMQPKYVKQYANLNNDITEAIELYVQEVKDRAFPAKENIYFPIT
- a CDS encoding bifunctional response regulator/alkaline phosphatase family protein; amino-acid sequence: MKQMHILWVDDEIDLLKPFILFLEERNYPVETCNNGTDAIEKVVENKYDLVILDEMMPGLDGLSTLQEIKRINPALPIVMVTKSEEEGLMDKAIASQISDYLIKPINPNQIIMAIKKIFQADEIRANQIGQQYTRFIAELNQKLFATPDWNEWSEIYRELSYWELQIDQVNDEGLRQTHFLEKRNCNTEFTNYVERNYSNWLKSDERPNLSFDLISQYIAPHFEENLPIYFIIVDCMRLDQYLAIQPYIQELFDEELELYYSILPTATPYSRNSIFSGLMPIDIAKRFPDYWVTSSEMDNSRNRNEHQLLDEHIEELGYKLDPTSKYVKIFNMEEGNFVLRKIETWNKENLIVLVYNFLDLLAHHRSRDQILQETIPNEEGLRAFTKHWFLHSSLYEALKLIAKQDAIVILSTDHGSIKVNRATQVIGDKDTSVTVRYKEGKNLSVNERHALFVKKPGDYGLPTKSIVDNFIFAKDDYYFVYPNAYHQYQKQFNGTFQHGGVSMEEMILPLAICRTKKK
- the tsaE gene encoding tRNA (adenosine(37)-N6)-threonylcarbamoyltransferase complex ATPase subunit type 1 TsaE — encoded protein: MKTINLSTEQDTINLANYLAPLLKKGDIITLFGDLGSGKTFFVKQLGLALGIKEEIDSPSFVLMKEYSGGRLPLYHLDLYRLKNEAELYDLGLFDILDKGITVIEWPSLAKDILPYQTCKLQFHFDGEKRWVDIIPDSEHSKYFV